In Aedes albopictus strain Foshan chromosome 3, AalbF5, whole genome shotgun sequence, the following are encoded in one genomic region:
- the LOC109424630 gene encoding seminal metalloprotease 1, with the protein MRVLCASVLVISLVIFCNGAPQLRISENTPENIARLQNLKPGELAEELSGQFEGDIILTEEQYAEVSQRNGMVDESFRWPLNTVFYEIQEFWYTEDQLQYILEGMRTIEQATCIRFLPRGPNNQDYVLINGWDWGCSANVGRIGGAQIINLQPYRVGTGCFQMGTIVHELIHSLGFWHMQSTYNRDDYVEIVWENIQAGSEKNFRLLDSDSASNFGTIYDYGSVMHYSSTAFSINGEKTIVARLDTDEVMGQREGMSESDILKINRMYNC; encoded by the exons ATGCGTGTGCTCTGTGCTTCAGTATTAGTTATTTCACTTGTGATTTTTTGCAATGGTGCACCTCAATTacgaatatccgaaaacactccGGAAAATA TTGCCCGCTTGCAGAACCTCAAGCCCGGTGAGCTCGCGGAAGAGCTAAGCGGCCAATTTGAAGGGGACATCATCCTCACCGAAGAGCAATACGCGGAAGTGTCTCAGCGGAATGGAATGGTAGACGAGAGTTTCCGGTGGCCTTTGAACACTGTGTTCTACGAAATTCAAGAGTTTTGGTACACCGAAGACCAGTTGCAGTATATTTTGGAAGGCATGAGGACAATTGAACAAGCAACCTGTATCCGGTTCCTGCCACGTGGACCCAACAATCAAGACTACGTCCTAATCAACGGTTGGGATTGGGGATGCTCGGCTAATGTGGGACGCATCGGAGGAGCTCAGATCATTAACCTTCAACCTTATCGGGTGGGCACTGGGTGCTTCCAGATGGGAACCATTGTGCACGAGCTAATCCACAGCCTGGGCTTCTGGCACATGCAGAGCACCTACAATCGAGATGACTACGTGGAAATAGTTTGGGAGAATATCCAAGCCGGATCGGAAAAGAATTTTCGTCTGTTGGACTCGGATTCTGCTAGTAACTTTGGCACTATTTACGACTATGGAAGTGTGATGCACTATagttcgacggcgttcagcatcaATGGGGAGAAGACAATTGTGGCCCGACTT GATACCGACGAAGTAATGGGTCAACGGGAAGGAATGAGTGAATCGGATATTTTGAAAATCAATAGGATGTACAACTGTTGA